A stretch of the Bacillus sp. FJAT-18017 genome encodes the following:
- a CDS encoding DUF1206 domain-containing protein — MNSPSKALAMDKMEEVKPWVRRFGRFGYIAKGIVYVLIGVLAALAAFGPKGDITGTSGVLRSISEKPFGEVVLWLIGIGLVGYIVWELIRAVKDPEYDGTDAKGLVKRAGYFISAIIYANLAYAAFKLASHTGSAGGNSEKTISSKLMEQPFGVWLVGLVGVIIIGYGIHELYSGVKEKFMSRFKTYEMNPEERKIARLSGKIGLSARGIVLSMVGYFFIRTAYTHNPNESKGLEGALTELAAQPFGRFLLAIVAAGLVLYGVYQIIRGRYQHMNFGK, encoded by the coding sequence ATGAATTCGCCGTCGAAAGCACTGGCAATGGATAAAATGGAGGAAGTAAAGCCATGGGTGCGCCGCTTTGGCCGCTTTGGTTATATTGCGAAAGGTATCGTGTATGTATTGATTGGGGTGCTCGCCGCTTTGGCTGCTTTTGGGCCCAAAGGTGACATTACCGGAACATCTGGTGTTCTTCGGTCAATCTCCGAAAAACCGTTTGGCGAGGTTGTCTTATGGTTAATTGGCATCGGCTTAGTCGGGTACATCGTTTGGGAACTTATTAGAGCGGTAAAGGATCCTGAATATGATGGCACCGATGCAAAGGGCCTGGTTAAGAGAGCAGGCTACTTTATCAGCGCGATTATTTATGCGAACCTGGCATACGCTGCATTCAAATTGGCCAGCCACACTGGCAGTGCGGGCGGAAATTCGGAAAAAACTATTTCATCCAAGTTAATGGAGCAGCCTTTCGGCGTATGGCTGGTCGGATTGGTAGGAGTCATTATCATTGGATATGGTATTCATGAACTGTATAGCGGTGTGAAAGAAAAATTTATGTCCAGATTCAAAACGTATGAAATGAATCCAGAGGAGCGGAAAATTGCCCGGCTGTCAGGTAAAATCGGGCTAAGTGCGCGGGGGATTGTTTTAAGCATGGTCGGATATTTCTTCATTAGGACGGCATACACCCATAACCCCAACGAATCAAAAGGCCTGGAAGGAGCCTTAACTGAATTGGCAGCCCAGCCATTCGGTCGGTTTCTGCTGGCAATTGTGGCCGCCGGACTTGTATTGTATGGAGTCTATCAAATTATTCGGGGACGTTACCAGCATATGAATTTTGGGAAATAG
- a CDS encoding cold-shock protein, protein MEQGKVKWFNAEKGFGFIEREGGEDVFVHFSAIQGEGFKSLDEGQEVTFDVEQGQRGAQAANVRKA, encoded by the coding sequence ATGGAACAAGGTAAAGTAAAATGGTTTAACGCAGAAAAAGGTTTCGGTTTCATCGAGCGCGAAGGCGGAGAAGATGTATTTGTTCATTTCTCAGCAATCCAAGGCGAAGGTTTCAAATCTTTAGACGAAGGTCAAGAAGTTACTTTTGACGTTGAGCAAGGCCAACGTGGAGCTCAAGCAGCTAACGTTCGTAAAGCTTAA
- the pdxS gene encoding pyridoxal 5'-phosphate synthase lyase subunit PdxS, with product MKEVGTDRVKRGMAEMQKGGVIMDVINAEQAKIAEASGAVAVMALEAVPSDIRKNGGVARMADPRIVEEVLNAVSIPVMAKARIGHIVEARVLEAMGVDYIDESEVLTPADEEFHLLKSNYTVPFVCGCRDLGEAARRIGEGASMLRTKGEPGTGNIVEAVRHIRKVNAQVRRVVGMNEDELMTEAKNLGAPFELLLEIKKLGRLPVVNFAAGGVATPADAALMMELGADGVFVGSGIFKSDNPEKFARAIVEATTHYQDYKLIAEISKELGTPMKGIDISTLHVTERMQERGW from the coding sequence ATGAAAGAGGTTGGAACTGATCGAGTAAAACGTGGTATGGCTGAAATGCAAAAAGGCGGCGTCATCATGGATGTTATCAATGCGGAGCAGGCAAAAATCGCTGAAGCTTCTGGTGCAGTTGCGGTTATGGCCCTCGAGGCGGTGCCATCAGATATTCGCAAAAATGGCGGAGTAGCCCGGATGGCGGATCCCCGCATCGTCGAGGAAGTGTTGAATGCTGTTTCAATTCCGGTCATGGCAAAAGCTCGTATTGGCCATATTGTAGAGGCTCGTGTATTAGAAGCAATGGGTGTCGATTACATAGACGAAAGTGAAGTATTAACACCTGCTGATGAAGAATTTCATCTTTTAAAAAGCAATTACACGGTACCGTTCGTTTGCGGCTGCCGCGATTTAGGGGAAGCAGCACGCCGGATTGGTGAAGGAGCGTCAATGCTTCGGACAAAAGGTGAGCCAGGAACAGGAAATATCGTCGAAGCCGTCCGCCACATCCGAAAGGTGAATGCGCAAGTACGACGCGTTGTCGGCATGAATGAAGATGAATTGATGACAGAAGCGAAAAACCTTGGAGCACCATTTGAATTGCTCTTGGAAATTAAAAAACTCGGCCGCCTGCCGGTTGTAAACTTTGCTGCCGGTGGAGTCGCTACACCTGCTGATGCGGCGTTAATGATGGAACTGGGCGCTGATGGCGTATTCGTTGGTTCAGGTATTTTCAAATCGGATAACCCTGAAAAATTTGCCCGTGCAATCGTTGAGGCAACAACTCACTACCAAGACTACAAACTAATTGCGGAAATTTCAAAAGAACTGGGAACACCGATGAAAGGCATCGACATTTCAACACTACATGTAACCGAACGGATGCAGGAACGTGGCTGGTAA
- a CDS encoding GNAT family N-acetyltransferase, with translation MAFLVIDKLFSDFPNLETERLKLRKITLDDVEDMYSYCSNEEVPKYSSWNAHNSLAETKETIERIINQWENKKLVHWGIEYKENRKLIGTIEFVTWDTQHKVAEIGYALSHDFWGRGIATEAATEVIKFGFNNMNLVRIQAKCYIENIGSARVMEKAKMSFEGVIRKGLYVKGKHQDLKMYSIISEEFYLLHKS, from the coding sequence ATGGCTTTTTTGGTGATTGATAAGCTATTTAGCGATTTTCCGAACTTAGAAACCGAAAGACTTAAACTTAGAAAGATAACTTTAGATGATGTAGAAGATATGTATTCATACTGTTCTAATGAGGAAGTGCCAAAGTACTCTTCTTGGAACGCTCACAATTCTTTAGCGGAAACAAAGGAGACAATTGAACGGATAATAAATCAATGGGAAAATAAGAAATTGGTTCATTGGGGAATTGAATATAAAGAAAACAGAAAATTAATTGGTACGATTGAATTTGTCACATGGGATACACAACATAAAGTTGCTGAAATCGGATATGCTCTATCTCATGATTTTTGGGGAAGGGGAATCGCCACAGAAGCAGCAACTGAAGTAATAAAGTTCGGCTTTAACAATATGAACTTGGTTCGTATTCAAGCAAAATGCTACATAGAAAATATCGGTTCTGCACGCGTAATGGAAAAGGCAAAAATGTCCTTTGAAGGTGTCATTAGGAAGGGGCTGTACGTCAAAGGAAAACATCAAGATTTAAAAATGTATTCAATAATAAGCGAAGAGTTTTACCTCCTTCATAAAAGCTAG
- a CDS encoding SRPBCC domain-containing protein — protein sequence MNKIKDSVKREIVINATLMEVWDALTKPEHLNRWYTKHAEIDFSVGGRGYMNHGWGATTEGVFTEIDAMKRFVIQSMDGDFTTITSLVEVENGIKVSIEYQASFLSEISQAIKENMLFGTGQFLENLKSVYETGDDIRAKLWKVWIGITHTTSESTIGTRVLKVNKDSVAAAAGIEPEDIIKEIDREEIVGYESFERALNKKAVNQTVTLTIERKSEKLELSCLVDAYPVPY from the coding sequence ATGAACAAGATTAAGGATTCCGTCAAAAGAGAAATTGTTATTAATGCCACTTTAATGGAAGTATGGGATGCTTTGACTAAGCCTGAGCATTTAAACCGTTGGTATACCAAACATGCCGAAATAGATTTTTCTGTAGGTGGAAGAGGTTACATGAATCATGGTTGGGGAGCAACAACGGAGGGTGTGTTCACTGAAATTGATGCGATGAAACGCTTTGTAATCCAAAGTATGGATGGTGATTTTACTACTATTACTTCATTAGTGGAAGTTGAAAATGGTATTAAGGTGAGTATTGAATATCAAGCTTCCTTTTTGAGTGAAATATCTCAAGCTATAAAGGAAAATATGTTGTTTGGTACAGGTCAATTCTTAGAAAATCTGAAGAGTGTCTATGAAACGGGTGATGATATTCGTGCAAAGTTGTGGAAAGTATGGATTGGTATTACACACACAACTAGCGAGAGTACTATAGGTACAAGAGTATTAAAGGTAAACAAAGATTCAGTAGCGGCAGCTGCTGGGATTGAACCTGAAGACATAATAAAGGAAATCGATAGAGAAGAAATCGTAGGGTATGAATCATTTGAAAGGGCATTAAACAAAAAAGCTGTTAATCAGACTGTGACCTTAACCATAGAAAGAAAAAGTGAAAAATTAGAATTAAGCTGCCTTGTGGATGCTTATCCTGTACCTTATTAA
- a CDS encoding sigma-70 family RNA polymerase sigma factor, protein MNEEIDSIQFRNIMKEHGEYLIRLAYFYVKDWSTAEDIVQEVFVTYYLKSHQFENRSSLRTYLAKITVNKCHDYLRSWKNKIHLYSHQLFGNSGSKKNSPEQIIMNKNKNDLLVQEVLKLSIKYRDVILLYYYQEFTIIEISKILNCSENTVKTRLSRAKSILKNKLDGTEWEVILNEQS, encoded by the coding sequence ATGAATGAAGAGATAGATTCCATCCAGTTCAGAAATATAATGAAGGAACATGGAGAATATTTAATTCGCTTAGCTTACTTTTATGTCAAAGACTGGTCTACTGCGGAAGATATCGTACAGGAGGTATTTGTTACGTATTATCTTAAATCACACCAGTTTGAAAATAGATCGTCTTTAAGGACTTACCTGGCTAAGATTACAGTAAACAAATGCCATGATTATTTACGCAGTTGGAAAAATAAAATTCACCTTTACTCCCACCAGCTATTTGGTAATTCTGGCTCTAAGAAGAATTCGCCTGAACAAATAATAATGAACAAGAATAAGAATGATTTGTTAGTTCAGGAAGTATTAAAACTGTCGATAAAATACAGAGATGTTATTCTTCTTTATTACTATCAGGAATTTACAATTATTGAAATTAGTAAAATACTCAACTGTTCCGAGAATACGGTGAAAACCCGTTTATCAAGAGCTAAATCTATTCTTAAGAATAAATTGGATGGAACAGAATGGGAGGTTATCTTAAATGAACAATCTTAA
- a CDS encoding OB-fold nucleic acid binding domain-containing protein, with protein sequence MYNYSNMTKLIDEWADFHYLSFFDEDFNKVNKKEYLGKLVRVGGIIDFIQDTDPSIKTISISNYHGSLLLEAATKNFAKSDTPYKRGTLILAEGILIEETAQKIKLICRNIKPFTHEFSLYRSYLDIYRGREQILPPIHEHIERYDDTAKQITIGGRIDNIIFLDDELAYYEKTRAIVMIDDGFSKYPIEFTDYNSRSLLEGYRKGDVISIEAILYKLPLSILTQHKVTYKFFGKTVNRIEIKEKYIYITNTELYQLIRSKVTAISAQLGTECPHGSEVTVAGMIKSIVISKNWLETESDKGHFVSIQIDDGIGTFNIELPYHYFRKIHRKWNYETGDIITATGKVYKLKQNEPAKVLCWDLQPLTRDVLNLPKR encoded by the coding sequence TTGTATAACTATTCCAATATGACTAAATTAATAGATGAATGGGCTGACTTCCATTACCTGTCTTTTTTCGATGAAGACTTCAATAAAGTCAATAAAAAAGAATATCTTGGCAAACTGGTACGCGTCGGCGGCATTATCGACTTTATCCAGGATACCGATCCCAGCATCAAGACTATATCAATTAGCAACTACCATGGCTCACTCCTCCTAGAAGCCGCAACCAAAAACTTTGCCAAAAGTGACACGCCGTATAAAAGAGGAACCCTTATCCTCGCAGAAGGAATTTTAATAGAGGAAACCGCTCAGAAGATTAAATTAATCTGCCGGAATATCAAGCCTTTCACCCATGAATTCTCACTTTATCGGAGCTATCTCGACATTTACAGGGGCAGAGAACAAATTCTTCCGCCAATCCATGAACACATCGAGCGCTATGACGACACCGCCAAACAAATCACAATCGGTGGCAGAATCGATAATATCATTTTCCTTGACGACGAGCTCGCTTATTATGAAAAGACCCGGGCAATCGTGATGATTGACGACGGATTTAGTAAGTACCCAATCGAATTTACAGACTACAACTCACGAAGCCTGCTGGAAGGCTACCGGAAAGGGGACGTCATTTCAATTGAAGCAATCCTCTACAAACTTCCGCTTTCCATTCTGACTCAGCACAAAGTAACCTATAAATTCTTCGGCAAAACCGTCAACCGCATCGAAATAAAAGAAAAATACATTTATATTACCAACACCGAACTTTACCAGCTCATCCGCAGCAAAGTAACAGCAATCAGTGCCCAGCTCGGCACCGAATGCCCGCACGGCTCGGAAGTCACCGTTGCCGGCATGATTAAATCAATTGTCATCTCAAAAAACTGGTTAGAAACAGAGAGCGACAAAGGTCATTTTGTCTCTATCCAAATTGACGACGGAATCGGTACCTTCAACATCGAACTGCCATACCACTACTTCCGGAAAATCCACCGCAAGTGGAACTATGAAACCGGTGATATCATCACCGCCACCGGCAAAGTCTACAAACTAAAACAAAACGAACCAGCCAAAGTACTATGCTGGGACCTTCAGCCGCTAACGAGGGACGTTCTCAATCTCCCAAAAAGATAA
- the pdxT gene encoding pyridoxal 5'-phosphate synthase glutaminase subunit PdxT, with translation MLKIGVLALQGAVREHIRQIEELGCKAVAVKSVEDLSELDGLVLPGGESTTMRKLLDRYELLEPIRGLAVQGVPMFGTCAGLILLAKEIVGYETPHLGLMDVVVERNSFGRQVDSFEVGLSVPGVGEDIPAVFIRAPHIVSVGENVRVLAKHEGRIVLAQEGQFLGCSFHPELTEDTRIMHHFIEMVAGRFSLAEAN, from the coding sequence ATGCTGAAAATTGGAGTTCTTGCATTACAAGGTGCAGTCAGAGAGCACATTAGGCAAATTGAAGAGCTTGGCTGCAAGGCAGTTGCAGTCAAATCAGTTGAGGATCTTAGTGAACTGGATGGCCTCGTATTGCCTGGCGGAGAAAGTACAACAATGCGGAAACTGCTTGACCGTTACGAGCTGCTGGAGCCAATAAGGGGCTTGGCTGTCCAAGGTGTTCCAATGTTCGGAACATGCGCAGGACTGATTCTTTTGGCAAAAGAAATCGTTGGGTATGAAACGCCGCATCTAGGGTTAATGGATGTAGTGGTTGAACGCAATTCATTTGGGCGGCAAGTAGATAGTTTCGAAGTCGGACTATCGGTTCCGGGCGTAGGTGAAGATATTCCAGCCGTTTTTATCCGGGCACCGCACATCGTGTCCGTCGGAGAAAATGTTAGAGTTCTCGCAAAACACGAAGGCCGGATCGTCCTGGCCCAAGAAGGCCAATTCCTGGGCTGCTCCTTCCACCCGGAACTAACAGAAGACACTCGAATCATGCACCACTTCATCGAAATGGTGGCGGGACGATTCTCATTAGCCGAGGCAAACTAG
- a CDS encoding metalloregulator ArsR/SmtB family transcription factor: protein MKIPDVYRALGDPTRRRILRMLKQGSKTQKEIVEAFDISQPAIKKHLNILLEEKIISERLKGKYRIYSLNPNSLQIAYQDMLQYIGELLDNQLVSLKDYVERGEIRDEQD from the coding sequence ATGAAAATACCAGATGTCTATCGAGCTTTAGGTGATCCTACCCGCCGTCGTATATTAAGAATGCTTAAACAAGGAAGCAAAACCCAAAAGGAGATAGTTGAAGCATTCGATATCTCTCAACCAGCCATTAAGAAGCATTTAAATATTCTGTTGGAGGAAAAAATTATTTCAGAGAGATTAAAAGGGAAGTATCGTATCTATTCGCTAAACCCCAACTCTCTCCAAATTGCCTACCAGGATATGCTTCAATACATCGGAGAACTACTCGATAATCAGCTCGTAAGTCTAAAAGATTATGTTGAAAGAGGAGAGATTCGAGATGAACAAGATTAA
- the pdxR gene encoding MocR-like pyridoxine biosynthesis transcription factor PdxR yields the protein MDMLMFKLDKSTAKPLYDQLYSGIKNAIIHKQIEVGTKLPSKRKLADFLNISQTTIEIAYAQLLAEGFIASKPRIGFFVEEIDELPYVQKEILELPEARNVKRSYEFDFHPGKIDGDSFPFSLWRKYAKDLFDTGSKEFLQIGEPQGEYALRAEIANYLYQSRGIVCRPEQIVIGSGTEHLLPMILRLLENDSKFALENPGYSAIPRIHLQETAIPIPVDEDGLVIDELEKTNANVVYITPSHQFPTGAVLSATRRTQLLKWAAKDDDRYIIEDDYDSEFRYTGKPIPALHGLDQNNKVIYISTFTKSLMPSLRVAYLVLPPRLLRKYKQTFSYYSATVPRFDQHILASFMRDGHFSKHLNRMRKIYSKKHDKITQIFAADYPDVRITGEQAGMHILISVPLGKSETELKQIADDNGIAIYPISDYLLGPIDYEDPTFLLGFGGIPLEGIEKGIHQLMASWGVKRDRQK from the coding sequence ATGGATATGCTTATGTTTAAATTGGATAAAAGTACAGCAAAGCCCTTATATGACCAGCTTTATTCAGGGATTAAGAACGCAATTATCCATAAGCAAATCGAAGTTGGAACGAAATTGCCATCAAAAAGAAAACTGGCTGACTTTTTGAATATCAGCCAAACGACAATTGAAATCGCCTATGCCCAGCTTCTCGCGGAAGGCTTTATTGCCTCTAAACCCCGGATTGGTTTTTTTGTCGAAGAAATCGATGAACTACCTTATGTTCAAAAAGAAATACTCGAGCTGCCTGAAGCTAGGAACGTGAAAAGATCATATGAATTCGACTTCCATCCAGGAAAAATAGATGGGGACTCCTTCCCATTTTCACTTTGGCGGAAATATGCGAAGGATTTATTTGATACAGGTTCAAAGGAGTTTTTACAAATCGGGGAACCTCAAGGGGAATACGCATTACGGGCTGAAATTGCAAACTATCTTTATCAATCAAGGGGGATTGTTTGCAGACCGGAACAAATAGTAATTGGCTCGGGGACGGAACATTTGCTGCCGATGATTTTACGATTGCTGGAGAATGATTCGAAATTCGCCCTTGAAAATCCGGGATACTCAGCAATTCCAAGAATACACTTGCAGGAAACAGCTATACCGATTCCGGTGGATGAAGACGGTTTAGTGATTGATGAACTTGAAAAAACAAACGCCAATGTTGTTTACATTACACCTTCCCACCAATTCCCTACCGGTGCTGTTCTATCGGCAACTAGAAGAACCCAGCTTTTGAAGTGGGCGGCAAAAGATGATGATCGCTATATTATTGAGGACGACTACGATAGCGAATTCCGGTATACCGGTAAACCGATTCCTGCATTACATGGTTTGGACCAGAATAACAAAGTCATTTATATAAGCACGTTTACCAAATCTCTGATGCCTTCCTTGCGGGTCGCTTATTTGGTACTGCCTCCAAGATTATTAAGGAAATATAAACAAACCTTCAGCTATTACTCGGCAACCGTCCCCCGGTTCGATCAGCATATCTTAGCCAGCTTTATGAGGGATGGACATTTTTCAAAACACTTAAACCGGATGCGGAAAATTTACAGCAAAAAGCATGATAAAATCACTCAGATTTTTGCGGCTGATTACCCTGACGTCCGGATTACAGGCGAACAGGCCGGCATGCACATTCTGATATCTGTCCCACTGGGGAAGAGCGAGACCGAATTAAAGCAGATAGCAGATGATAACGGAATCGCCATTTACCCAATAAGTGATTACCTTTTAGGGCCAATCGATTATGAAGATCCGACCTTTTTGTTAGGCTTCGGGGGTATCCCTCTGGAGGGAATCGAAAAAGGCATCCACCAATTGATGGCGTCCTGGGGGGTAAAAAGGGATCGCCAAAAATAA
- a CDS encoding CPCC family cysteine-rich protein gives MKYTCPCCGYKTLDEKPPGTYDICSICFWEDDGVQFSNPDYEGGANTPSLRQAQKNFLIFGACEEGCNEFVRKPNSNDEKDPNWKPL, from the coding sequence ATGAAATATACTTGTCCTTGTTGTGGTTATAAAACATTAGATGAAAAACCGCCAGGAACATATGATATTTGCAGTATATGTTTTTGGGAAGATGATGGAGTTCAGTTCAGTAACCCAGATTATGAGGGAGGAGCTAATACCCCCTCTTTAAGGCAAGCTCAAAAGAACTTCCTTATATTTGGAGCCTGCGAAGAAGGGTGTAATGAATTTGTTAGAAAGCCTAATTCGAACGACGAGAAGGACCCAAATTGGAAGCCATTATAA
- the lepB gene encoding signal peptidase I, translating into MASKKEVWDWFKSIGIALIIVIVVRTFLFTPVIVEGASMMPTLHNNERMMVTKVGELERFDIVVFHANETENYIKRVIGLPGDKIEYKNDKLFINGKQYKEHYLAEYKKELDSYGDTGPLTNNFTATVPKDTIFVMGDNRRKSMDSRHIGPISKDKVIGETSIVFWPIEDVKILGR; encoded by the coding sequence ATGGCGAGTAAAAAAGAAGTCTGGGATTGGTTCAAATCAATTGGGATTGCGCTCATAATCGTAATCGTGGTGAGGACATTCCTGTTCACACCTGTCATTGTAGAAGGGGCGTCCATGATGCCGACCTTGCATAATAACGAACGAATGATGGTTACAAAAGTCGGTGAACTCGAACGCTTTGACATCGTCGTCTTCCACGCCAACGAAACAGAAAACTACATCAAACGCGTCATCGGCCTGCCTGGTGACAAAATCGAATATAAAAACGATAAACTCTTCATTAACGGCAAACAGTACAAGGAACACTATCTGGCTGAATATAAAAAGGAACTGGATTCATATGGCGATACAGGCCCACTCACAAACAATTTCACCGCCACTGTTCCGAAAGACACCATTTTTGTCATGGGAGATAACCGCCGCAAAAGCATGGACAGCCGTCATATCGGCCCAATTTCCAAGGATAAAGTCATCGGCGAAACCAGCATCGTCTTCTGGCCAATTGAGGACGTAAAAATACTTGGCAGATAG
- a CDS encoding SdpI family protein: MKKHVLPIIIIASTIILWLVFYNRLPGEVPIHWNASGEVDGYATKLNAMLMSIGTMVLIYLVLVFIPRIDPKKSNYKYFSKGYSIINLSTLLLFFVINILMLLAGLDYKVNVSIVMPILVGITFIVIGNYMPQMKPNYFVGIKTPWTLNDENNWKQTHRFGGRTFIIGGLLLILSIFLPARFVDISFPIILVILLSPIVYSFILFKKKV, encoded by the coding sequence ATGAAAAAACATGTATTACCGATTATTATTATTGCCTCAACAATCATTTTATGGCTTGTTTTTTATAACAGGCTGCCTGGGGAAGTCCCAATACATTGGAATGCAAGTGGTGAAGTAGATGGATATGCTACTAAGTTAAATGCAATGTTAATGTCAATTGGCACTATGGTTTTGATTTATTTAGTTCTTGTGTTTATCCCTAGAATTGATCCGAAAAAAAGCAATTATAAATATTTCTCAAAAGGTTATTCCATCATAAATCTGTCAACATTACTGTTGTTTTTTGTAATCAATATATTAATGCTATTAGCCGGTCTTGATTATAAAGTAAATGTGAGCATTGTCATGCCGATCTTAGTAGGCATTACCTTCATAGTCATTGGAAATTATATGCCCCAAATGAAGCCGAATTATTTTGTCGGTATAAAAACACCATGGACACTTAATGATGAAAACAACTGGAAACAAACACATCGTTTTGGAGGAAGGACATTTATTATTGGCGGGTTACTTTTGATACTTTCAATCTTCCTGCCCGCTAGATTTGTTGACATCAGTTTTCCAATTATTTTAGTAATTCTTCTGTCTCCTATTGTATATTCCTTTATTTTATTCAAGAAAAAAGTATAG
- a CDS encoding YfbM family protein translates to MKEEQNVGQTTIKAHPQPSDLINKLKVNRKSIIIFLFLVILVLPDQYNWTNIVYLVILFFIAYLSAYIDEKPVWKGLFFAFLAVAIVTVVAVTTVTLFPLIPSIALIAIIAVTGFGCTYLIGSPSTTYEKEIIPMSMIASFYRIQPELLNEIKANPDDIYDIFDNSDDIQELELDIDTSWHGIYFLLTGDTAKDQVPDNIGKAVLGGTEIGDDFSDYGPARYFEPNEVAQLYSELKQIPASQLAERYDIQTLNANNIYPMGKRWSPDDKEFLIEYYDFLVNYYKTAAENNQAMLLVIG, encoded by the coding sequence ATGAAAGAGGAACAAAATGTTGGGCAAACTACAATTAAAGCTCACCCCCAACCCAGTGACCTAATAAATAAACTGAAGGTGAACAGAAAATCGATAATAATTTTCCTATTTCTCGTTATACTCGTCCTTCCAGACCAGTACAATTGGACGAATATAGTGTATCTTGTTATCCTGTTTTTTATAGCCTACCTGTCCGCCTACATAGACGAAAAACCGGTCTGGAAGGGGCTATTCTTTGCCTTTTTAGCAGTCGCCATCGTGACCGTGGTTGCCGTTACAACAGTCACGCTATTTCCGCTAATCCCGTCCATCGCACTGATTGCAATCATCGCAGTCACTGGGTTTGGATGTACATATCTAATAGGCTCACCATCAACAACATATGAAAAGGAGATAATCCCAATGAGCATGATCGCAAGCTTTTACAGAATCCAGCCAGAACTTCTCAATGAAATCAAAGCCAACCCGGACGACATCTATGACATCTTCGACAACTCCGACGACATCCAGGAACTAGAACTCGACATCGACACATCGTGGCACGGCATCTATTTCCTCCTCACCGGTGACACAGCGAAAGACCAAGTCCCGGACAACATCGGCAAAGCCGTCCTTGGCGGAACCGAAATCGGCGACGACTTCTCAGACTACGGGCCAGCACGTTATTTCGAACCAAACGAAGTAGCTCAACTATACAGCGAACTCAAACAAATCCCAGCAAGCCAACTTGCCGAACGCTACGATATCCAGACACTCAACGCAAACAATATTTACCCAATGGGTAAACGATGGAGCCCTGACGACAAGGAATTCCTAATTGAATACTACGATTTCCTCGTCAACTACTACAAAACAGCTGCCGAAAACAACCAGGCCATGCTGCTGGTCATTGGCTGA